ccaccaagtactaaGACTGGGATTTAAATAATAGTGCACgagaactagatgtttttattttatttcaactCAATATTATCAATTTATCAGCTTGTATGTATTAGTAAATATATATTGTTTCTGTTTACCAAgactttcatttttaatttatacacatcaccataataGCCTTAAGGTAAAGACGGGGGTTAAATACTGTATTTCCAATTGCAACGTTAACCTATGGCATATCTGTGTGTCATTAATGATGTGCTTTTGATACGACGGCTGTGGAGGTGTAGGAGAAGGGGCTCATCAGCAGAGCCAGAATGTAGTGCTGATGTCCTTCTGCATGAGCCTCAAACTCCACCTGCAATCAGTAAAAAACAGACATTGTATTTCCTGCTAAACATgtaaaacatacaccgatcaggcataacattatgactacctccttgtttctacactcactgtccattttatcagctccacttaccatataacaCGCcaccaattactgactgtagtccatctgtttctctgcatgctttgttaacccacctttcctcaatggtcaggactctcccgagccactacagagcaggtattatttgggtggtggatcattctcagcactgcagtgacactgacatggagatggtgtgttagtgtgtgttgtgctggtatgagtggatcagacacagcagcgctgctgaagtttttaaacacctcactgtcactgctggactggaatagaccaccaaccaaatatccagccaacagcgccccatgggaagcatcctgtgaccactgatgaaggtgaaccaggaggtggttttaatgttatggctgattggtgtaggtCTTCCTAACATCATTTACAAACCAtataacagtggtttctggccttgccctACACGGACTGAGAATTTTCCAAATCATGACCACAATCACCAGTTTgaaatcatgtcattatttagttttttttttttaacaatctgTTATAATTTGTTGCCTAGATAATTcctaaaaagtaaaactaagtAAGGAGAAATTGAAGGAAATGCCTCACATCAGCAACTTGGTGGAATGATGTTTGACCTTCTGCCTTCCAGTAGGATTTAGAATCGAATTCCACACGGTATATACCAGCTTTAAAATCTTGCTCTGTGAGAAGTTCATGAACCTCACCAGCCATATCTGAACTCCtgcaaaagtacaaaaaaggAGAGAATGCCTTTAAACAAAGCAAGGATCCAAATCCTTAAGCTGTCCTTCTGGGGAGTGAAGGTTAAATACAATACAGTTGTACCGTTGGTTAAAAAGATATAGCTTTTTAACACAGATGCCTTCTGTACTCTCTGTTATGgatcatttttattaatcttaaacataaaatatagatTTTGTTTATGTAGGAATGATTCATATTAAATTGTAGATGCAAAAACATTTAACAATGTACTGTACACTAAGACTGCTTAAAAAAGCTGTATGGTGCATTTCATCCACTTACTTTACAAGTGTAAATGCATTAGTGGGAACAACTGGGAATTAGGTACCACAGGCTTGGTGGTGAAGCATTATAATCTGCTTTGcctggtgtgtatatatacagtgtatcacaaaagtgagtacacccctcacatttctgcaaatatttcattatatcttttcatgggacaacactatagacatgaaacttggatataacttagggtagtcagtgtacaacttgtatagcagtgtagatttactgtcttctgaaaataactcaacacacagccattaatgtctaaatagctggcaacataagtgagtacaccccacagtgaacatgtccaaattgtgcccaaatgtgtcgttgtcccttcctggtgtcatgtgtcaaggttccaggtgtaaatggggagcagggctgttaaatttggtgttttgggtacaattctctcatactggccactggatattcaacatggcacctcatggcaaagaactctctgaggatgtgagaaatagaattgttgctctccacaaagatggcctgggctataagaagattgctaacaccctgaaactgagctacagcatggtggccaaggtcatacagcggttttccaggacaggttccactcggaacaggcttcgccagggtcgaccaaagaagttgagtccatgtgttcggcgtcatatccagaggttggctttaaaaaatagacacatgagtgctgccagcattgctgcagaggttgaagacgtgggaggtcagcctgtcagtgctcagaccatacgccgcacactgcatcaactcggtctgcatggtcgtcatcccagaaggaagctgaacctcaagaaagcccgcaaacagtttgctgaagacaagcagtccaagaacatggattactggaatgccctgtggtctgacgagaccaagataaacttgtttggctcagatggtgtccagcatgtgtggcggcgccctggtgagaagtaccaagacaactgtatcttgcctacagtcaagcatggtggtggtagcatcatggtcttgggctgcatgagtgttgctggcactggggagctgcagttcatggatgaattccaacatgtactgtgacattctgaaacagagcatgatcccctcctttCGAAAACtgcttgctgaggaagctgaaggtaaaggtgatggactaaacccaattgagcacctgtggcgcatcctcaagtggaaggtggaggagttcaaggtgtctaacatccaccagctccgtgatgtcatcatggaggagtggaagaggattcagtagcaacctgtgcagctctggtgaattccatgcccaggagggttaaggcagtgctggataataatggtggtcacacaaaatattgacactttgggcacaatttggacatgttcactgtggggtgtactcacttatgttgccagccatttagacattaatggctgtgtgttgagttattttcagaagacagtaaatctacactgctatacaagttttacattgactactctaagttatatccaagttttatttctatagtgttgtcccaagaaaagatataataaaatatttgcagaaatgtgaggggtgtactcacttttgtgatacactgtatacattttgtcacctacactttgacgagtgcaatgcaggcgccatcaatagccagcagaggtcgtaattgcattagttatgagagagtccctatccggcttttaatatcccactcctatctgaacaacaggccaatcgttgttcatgtggctgctcagcccagccggcagggaGAACTGAGACTCGATGCGATGTATTTGAGAACCCTGGTGTTCCaggtgtttttaccgctgcgccacctgagcggctatctTAAGTCATTTTAACTTCATAGTAGGATTGTGTAAAAATATTGGTGTGGCATAATGTAAGAATATATTTCTCATTTCCTCATTCCTCTTTTATATTTCATCATTGCAGTGGTTGTTTAATTCTTCCAGATTACTTACTAAAATAATAGACAATGTAAAAAATATCACTATTATATTAAGTTtggtaatattatttaatatataatcaaATGATCTTACCCACTGGCAACCTTTTCCCATGTTCCACTAGTGCTTTGCCGAAAGACCTTTAGTGCCACATTTCCAGCAGGTTCGCCTTTTAATGCATTCAGGATCTTTACGGTTAAAGGGCATTGACCATCTGACCCACCATGATGATCCTAGGATATCaggaacaaaaacacacatagcATGAAAGCAGACGCCAAGTTCTTTTTCAATTAATCCCTTAGGAAACGGACAGTGAGAACTTTTACATGTTCTcagtgagtctgtgtgtttccACTTCAAAAAGTAATtgactggctgctctaaactgCCCCTAGGTTTCAGTGAATATGCAAATGTAAGAGTGTGTGAttccttgtgatggactggcgtcctgctTGGCGACAATTGTTTCTGCCTGGTACCAGGCCCACTATGTACCTGACCAAAAAGAAGCAGTTAtagaaaatatagaaataaataaacatataaatgacCTTTGAGAGAAGGCCACCatatgtttgtttatgcatgttCTGATATGAAtgcattatacactatatggccaaaagtatttgtacacttgaccatgaccatgaccaaaaacaaatggtattaaaatagtgtgAGCAtagccggctaggctgagcagccacatgaacaacgattggcctgttgttcagataggggtgggatatagcTGGATATAGCCATctgtctcataactaatgcaattacgacctctgctggtgattgatggcacctgcagagacgggaaaagagtgctgtcagggtgtgtctctccgtacagagtgctgatccgcattgcactcatcaaagtgtaggtgacaaaatgcatacggctgctgcccacgtgcttcgttctcctcaatcagagtgtgggtctgcattagtggagaggaaggcTGACACAaacgggcaattggatgcactaaaagggagaaaaaggggtgaaaatgcattaaaagaaatagtgagcatgttccagttcattctcaGCAAGCTTGAGTTCAGGGTTATGTGTAGACCAATGGAGTTTCTAtgaaccaagcttttcttcatgtttttatagaccttgttttgtgaaactgttccagcataaactgttgctgccaaattggaggcatataattttctttatataattgctttattacacctattagcaattgttatggctgaaacacatgaattcaataaatagaaatactttcgttcatatagtgtatgaaaAACACTTGAAAGCACCTAACAGAAGTTCAGAACACAACAAATCCTTGGAAACACTGTTCACCTGTAAACCCTGTATGGAGTGCTCTAAGGAAAAGAGCTGCTATGTGAGGTAAAAAGTTGACATGTGTTATATACAAATAGTTTTAAAGCATTAtttactctatattatacatgGTATTAAAAACTATTGTTTTCTATGAATACtgctttttaaaaagaaaaaaattttgttaaattaacttgttaaattttcagcatttccaATGCGTCTTGCAGTACCGTAATAGTACAtgttctgagcaattgagggttaagggtcttgctcagggcccaacagcagcaacctggcagtggtgatgcTTAAACcagtattataaaacggatagttccggtcctaaaatctgattggctgagccgcgttcgaagccgttgtaaaatccccgataaacgcacacctaggaccacctcacatcattccatattaatacgccactgaatagaaaaaattaatgttattttcgccctcatgttgcctagcaacactgttaatctaactattttgcgtcgcggaagaatgctttattgtaagtttatacacaataaatacatttatgaattaaacattgttgtatttattatattttatgttgaccgccgttttataaaagcaataagccactcgagaccgtgcattactgttatgattttagcacggcgaaagaagttttaggcactccgcttcgcgtcgtgccaaaaacgtcatccccgtgctaaaatcacagtaatgcacggcctctcgtggcttattgctttaaccttttgattagtaatccagcaccttaaccactaggctacacctgcctaCAGTTTAATGCATATCTGCAGTCACAGTAAGCTTTATATAtacggtgtatatatatatatatatatggtgtatgtatatatatatatatatatatatatatatatatatatatatatatatatatatatatatatatatatatatatatatatatatatatatacacaccgtaTATATAAAGCTTACTGTGACTGCAGATATGCATTAAACTGtaggcaggtgtagcctagtggtatatatatatatatatatatatatatatatatatatatatatatatatatatatatagtcatgtgaaaaagttaggacaccccatgaaaacctttgtctttttgaacatatttaaacatatgaacatttgagcttcatttgaacagtactgagagatggagcttatataacttaacaaaaaaatttcttaattacttttaaacacaagttgtaaaatttaatgaacaaaaatggtaatttattgtgaggaaaaaaattaggacacccccacatttattactacttaaaatgtctaaaattagaatcaggtgcaccacatcagctgcaatgattagaccattgttagaggacattggagttttatttaaacctcagacataaGTTTGGTTTGCCtatgattgttgaagtgagtggtatcaccatggtgagatctaaagagctctctgaggcc
The sequence above is drawn from the Trichomycterus rosablanca isolate fTriRos1 chromosome 9, fTriRos1.hap1, whole genome shotgun sequence genome and encodes:
- the ttr gene encoding transthyretin produces the protein MEKAKTLILLALMLVFCQAAPVDHHGGSDGQCPLTVKILNALKGEPAGNVALKVFRQSTSGTWEKVASGSSDMAGEVHELLTEQDFKAGIYRVEFDSKSYWKAEGQTSFHQVADVEFEAHAEGHQHYILALLMSPFSYTSTAVVSKAHH